From the genome of Candidatus Binatus sp.:
GCATAATGAGAACCTCCATCTTCCAATGTTTATACGTCAGCCGAGCTATTCGGTTTCCTGCTGTGTCTTCAATTGCTGAATCTGTTGACGCTGCTGTTCCAATTCCTGTTGCTGCTGCTGGACCTGTGTCTGGGTCTGCTGGTTGGCGGTCTCCTGATTCTGCATCGCGTTGCCGATCGCAAAGCCGCCTACCCCTCCCGCCGCGGCGCCGATAGCAGCGCCTGCCAGCGGCGCGCCGACCGCGGCCCCAATAATCGCGCCGGTGGCGGCGCCGATACCCGCGCCGCCCAGGGTGCCTTCCTCACGCGTGGAAAGCGGCGTCCCGGAGCATCCGGCGACAAGGGAAAGCGCGGCAACGGCGAATGTACCTGTCGCAATTGCATGTTTGCGCATATCCCTTCTCCGCCTGCTATTCGGTTTCGCTCTGGCTCTTCAATTGCTGAATCTGCTGTTGCTGATTTTCGATCTGCTTTTGCTGCGATTGAATCTGCGTCTGAGTTTGAGCGTTGGTGGTTTCCTGATTCTGCATCTCGTTGCCGACCACGTATCCGCCAAGCGCGCCGATACCGCCGCCGATCGCGGCCCCTGCCAGCGGCGCCCCGACCGCGGCGCCAATGATCGCGCCGGTTGCGGCTCCGACTCCGGTGCCGATGAACGTGCCCTTCTCACGTGTCGAGAGTGGCTGTCCCGAGCATCCCATGACCGCCACAATCGCGATCGCCACGAGCAGACCTTTAATTAACGACGCCACATTTGTCCGCACGAGCTTCCTCCTTTCATGGGGAGCAGTTTTCATGCCTGCCAACGGCTGCAACAGTTCCCAGCCAACCGCAGGGGTGTTTGTCTATCCACCGCTAGTTTTCTACCTTCTGCGTGGACGATCAACCATTTCGGACATGGAGCGTAGCAGGAATTCCTACAAATGTCCGAAATTGTCGCGCGTCATAAACGAATATTCATCTTCTCCAGTTGCCGCAAGGGTTATCGCATCACGGCAAAAATCCGGGTCGGCCCGCCGGACTATTCGCTTCGGCTGCGAGGCCCGCTCGCGCGATGCCGAGCGCGACGTGCAGCACTAAGGAATCAGATCCGGGGTCCCTCGACTTCGCTCGGGATGACACAAGGAACGATCGACCTCACGGACTGCACCCTCTCCTTACCCGGGTGCAGGGGCTAGCCCCTGCCTACCAGCCGATCACTTGCGCGGGCATTACGGGCGCGGCCTGACCGCGCGGATCGGCACCGCCCGAGAGCACGCCGGATTTCGTGTCGATCTGCACCGCGAGCACGTGACCCTCGGACCACGGCGGCCGGACTTCGATCTGATGGCCGCGCGCGGCGAGCGCGTCGCGCACGCTCGCGGGGATTCGATCCTCGATGCGCAAGACTCCGGGGCGATTGTCGTGGGGAGAGAACGTCGAGCGGAAATGCAGCGTCGAAAACTTGGGCGCCTCGATGGCGGCCTGCAAGTCCATTCCGAAATCAACCACGTTGAGAAAAAATTGCAGCATCCATTGATCCTGCTGATCGCCGCCTTCCGTGCCGAACGCCAGGTACGGCTCGCCCTTCACCATCGCGAGCGACGGCGACAGCGTGGTGCGGGGGCGCTTGCCGGGTTCGAGCGCGTTGGGATGGCGCTCGTCGAGATAAAAAGTCTGCATCCGCGTTCCCAGCGGAAAGCCAAGCGCGTCGATCACCGGCGAGCTGGGAATCCATCCGCCGCTGGCGGTGACGGCGATCATGTTGCCGTCGCGGTCGGCAGCCGCGACGTGAATCGTGCCCGCGCCCCATGGGCGCGCGCCGGCGGCGGGAGCGCCCCGCAACGCACGCATCGCAATCGGATCGCCCGGCCGCTGATCCATCGAGGCGCGCCCGGAATCGATAAGCTCGCGACGAATCGCCGCGTAACGATCGCTCAACAATCCGGCGATGGGAACGTCGATGAATTCAGGGTCTCCGTAGTAAGCCTCGCGATCGGCAAACGAGAGCTTGGCGGCCTCGATGACAGTGTGGATATAGCCGGCGGAGTTGTGGCCCATCGCGGCCAGGTC
Proteins encoded in this window:
- a CDS encoding glycine zipper domain-containing protein, whose protein sequence is MRKHAIATGTFAVAALSLVAGCSGTPLSTREEGTLGGAGIGAATGAIIGAAVGAPLAGAAIGAAAGGVGGFAIGNAMQNQETANQQTQTQVQQQQQELEQQRQQIQQLKTQQETE
- a CDS encoding glycine zipper domain-containing protein, with the translated sequence MRTNVASLIKGLLVAIAIVAVMGCSGQPLSTREKGTFIGTGVGAATGAIIGAAVGAPLAGAAIGGGIGALGGYVVGNEMQNQETTNAQTQTQIQSQQKQIENQQQQIQQLKSQSETE